The Oncorhynchus mykiss isolate Arlee chromosome 8, USDA_OmykA_1.1, whole genome shotgun sequence genome includes the window CCGTTGACAACACATTTAATAATAGGGGGTCAAGCACCGCATGTTTTAATGGTATTGTTATTTTCCTGCCGTTTGGTCTACAAATAGAGATGATAAAACTTGCGAGGTTGACACTTGTATTCTCTGGTATTTTTCAGATTGGCTTTATGGAGTTAAGTGTTTGGAATAGCAAACGTAATAAGCAGTATTCTGAATAGACTGCACACAAAAGTTAGCTATATTTTTTATTAAGATCATAATTTTATGTGGAGCATTGGTGGTCTGAAAATGAATTTGAATAAACTGGGTCAAATTGGAAACCTGCAGCTACTAGACAGTTATCACCCTATTTCAAATAATTTTACTTGGCTTGCTTGAATGATGAGCCAAGCAGACAATAACCAACATGACCTTGAGTTTGTGGCAATGTTCCTTCTAAACTGCGGGTGAGCTCGCAGTAGCGCCGAGACTGCTGCAAGCAGAGTGCAGAAGAAATAACAGTCCATGGAGAGAAGCACAAGATACAATTTAACTCAACTTCCTAGTTTCCCcagttagttaacactatcaacttTTTCCCCTTttctgtggcaattgtgatcgaatcaatacaatattagccactttcgaTGCAACATAGCAAAACTATGCAAAAGATTTTGTTGTAGCGAGAACGCATCAGAGTAGGATTGTATTGCCCAggactcagcccgtactctacacagaccggtgcggcataaccaatcagagctgcagtaggcctatatgcaaatagatcTGTGCAATTTAGTTTGAAATAGACTTTTTACAGCTGTGGTCGtcagtagatgcgcttgttttgagaacaaagcaagagctgcatgtagccatgtgtgcacattttgttcatattctttgctagttagtgagttattagcccggttatagatcatttgtagtcagcaataggggagtgattgattcctacaagagcacaaagaGTACATTTGTAGACATATTTGAAAAGCAAGTcaagaaaatagttttttttttgatCAAAAGGGGCAGTGTTGCATTAGCCTATAgccagagggtagcataatttgtctgattgtCTAACAATAGTATggaaataataatgcattttatttgtaaagtggtttcttgcatcaaccACATCATTTTCAGTCGAcgccttgtctgaaggacaagtggataaacaggttaatatcAAGCCCTGCGTGTTTCCCCccccaaaagtctcatggaatgtaggcctacaatgaacaccacacattggctgctactgtaggctgaaagATAGCTgttctatttccatgttaaaaggTTATGGGATGCACCATATATAGGTATCGGCCGATATTATCTAAAAATGCCAGTATCAGccaatgtctagtttaacggcAATGTGCAAAACCGATTTATATAACGTTACATGACGTAATGTCACCAGGTAAAATTatacaacacagcattcctaCCCTAGCctacaatgtctgctgtgtggatcaagcagtcatttgaaagagtaagaacatttcagcgagacaactcaaagtcaaatccattaaagccaataTAATGGAATTCATTACCCTTGACattcaaccgttctctgtcgtgggtgatgctggttttcgccgactggtcgagcactgaTACACACAAAAAAGTTTATTATTTTTCAGATGTttccctaccggagttacacagtaatagcatcactgctattagcttcacgacatacatactatggaacaccatttgggtctttgcgtgtcaaaaaaaaagctgtacaaaaaaagcaAACACCAGCCACggacgatgtgtttacaataccgcgttggtaataaagcatcatttgttcgactgcaacttctggggtagctagctttagcttggtacctagctagcaccaatacaaccagcctgaaaacaatgaccagtagaaactgcagtcattttcattattctcagcaatgatttcaaatcaaattgtatttgtcacatacacatcgttagcagatgttaatgcgagtgtagcgaaatgcttctagtgccgacaatgcagtaataaccaacaagtagtctaatctaacaatttcacaacaactaccaacaactacacaagtgtaaagggatgaagaatatgtacataaagctatatgaatgagtgatggtacagaacggcattggCAAGATGTATCGCGCacagtacatatatttttttctttatttaactaggcaagtcagttaagaaccaattcttattttcaatgacgaccctGAGCAGGTCAACTgcctggggcagaacgacagaacggCAGAactgtcagctcgggggtttgaacttccagttacttccagttactagtccaacgctctaaccactaggctaccctgccgggtatgtaaacatatataagtggcattgtttaaagtggctagtgatacatgtattacagaaagatggcaagatgcagaagatgtaaacattatattaaattatataaatatagatatattaaacattatattaagtggcattgtttaaagtggctagtgatacattttttacatacatttttccattattaaagtggctggagttgagtcagtatgttggcagcagccactcaatgttagtggtggctgtttaacagtctgatggccttgagatagaagctatttttcagtctctcggtccctgctctgatgcacctgtactgagctcgccttctggatgatagcggggtgaacaggaagtggctcgggtggttgttgtccttgatgatctttatggccttcctgtgacatcgggtggtgtaggtgtcctggagggcaggtagtttgccccccccggtgatgcgttgtgcagacctcactaccctctggaaagccttacggttgtgggtggagcagttgccgtaccaggcggtgatacagcccgacagaatgctctcgattgtgcatctgtaaaagtttgagtgcttttggtgacaagccaaatttattcagcctcctgaggttcaagaggcgctgctgcgccttcttcaccacactgtctgtgtgggtggaccaattcagtttgtccgtgatgtgtacgccgaggaacttaaaacttactaccctctccactactgtcccgttgatgtggataggggggtgttccctctgctgtttcctgaagtccacgatcatctcctttgttttgttgacgttgagtgtgaggttattttcctgacaccacactcagaatgccctcacctcctccctgtaagccgtctcgtcgttgttggtaatcaagcctaccactgtagtgtcgtctgcaaacttgatgattgagttggaggcgtgcatggccacgcagtcgtaggtgaacagggagtacaggagagggctcagaacacacccttatggggccccagtgttgaggatcagcggggtggagatgttgttacctaccctcaccacttgggggcagcccgtcaggaagtccagtacccagttgcacaggtcggggtcgagacccagggtctcgagcttgatgacgagtttggagggtactatggtgctaaatgctgagctgtagtcgatgaacagccttctcacataggtattcctcttgtccagatgggttagggcagtgtgcagtgtggttgcgattgcgtcgtctgtggacctatttgggcggtaagcaaattggagtgggtctagggtgtcaggtagggtggaggtgatatggtccttgactagtctctcaaagcactttatgatgagggaagtgagtgctacggggcagtagtcgtttagctcagttaccatagctttcttgggaacaggaacaatggtggccctcttgaagcatgtgggaacagcagactgggataaggactgattgaatatgtccgtaaacacaccagccagctggtctgcgcatgctccgaGGACGCGGCTGAGGATGCCGTCTGGGCATGCAGCCTTGCGAggtttaacacatttaaatgttttactcacgttggctgcagtgaaggagagtccgcagggtTTGgatgcgggccgtgtcagtggcactgtattgtcctcaaagcgagcaaagaagttgtttagtctgtctgtgagcaagacatcctggtccacaacagagctgattttttttttttgcaatccgtgattgactgtagaccctgccacatacctcgtgtctgagcagttgatttgcaactctactttgtgtctatactgacgcttagcttgtttgattgccttgcggagggaatagctacactgtttgtattcggtcatgtttccggtcaccttgccctggttaaaagcagtggttcacactttcagtttcgcgcgaatgctgccatcaatccacggtttctggtttgggaatgttttaatagttgctgtgggtacgacatcgccgatgcacttgctaataaactcgctcaccgaatcagcgtattcgtcaatgttgttgtttgacgcaatgcggaacatatcccaatccacgtgatctaagcaatcttgaagcatggaatcagattggtcgttGAACAGAcctaggaatccttgtgagtaagtattagtattagctaggttgccacttgaaTTGATTGCCTATTGAGTTGATTTCCTATTGAAATtgaatttcagttcatgaaaataaatagctatccTGCAACTTAACCCcgttgcccaaagctaacattataagcagccagctagcttcatctggctagtgaggctcgaccagaACAGGTTGTGTTGTAAAGCTAGctacaataaggattaggcacaatagtggaatttgaggtttgccttcaaaataaaagcatgTCATTGACAGTGAAGCAAATAGAATTATgctatacttttattttgaaggctaactgcAAAGTCCACTactgtggctaatccttattgtgacaAGCTTCACAGATGGATCTGACCACCATAAATCAAATAATATAACGGTCTtctaaattagggttattttagatgatgacacctagctatatagttagctagcgaACTATAGCCACTGAAACAGAtgttgttttgctatgtttttggggaagaacattgtttgcatccatgagctagctagctttttatgaccagcactgtaggtgcacgAGACacctttaccagcatcatagcatacataTCAATGAATCGTGGTGACGTATGAAATTCTAGTGCTAGTGTAaccaatgtgtaataactacctaaaaaaaatgtatgaacgcgTTAAATATTTTTGTGAAGTGCaatcatattcaggtcctgattggtcaaatagtgttatttgatgcATGtctttttttgacacgcaaagacccaaacggcgtcccatagaaatcctggttgagaatgaaacggctgaacaacgaaacagcacagcaagtaagtgaaagaaataggttttgatgatgttttactgATAATGGGGACATAAGTAAATGGAAacaataactttttggtcagtgtggtgtgtgtgtaacctttatttaactaggcaagtcagttaagaacaaattcttatttacaatgacggcctaccccggccaaacctggacgacgctgggccaattgtgcgccactctatgggactcccaatcacggccagatgtgatacagcctggattcgaatcagggactgtagtgacgcctcttgcactgagatgcagtgacttagaccgatgtgtccatttgtgtgtgttaactatttaaactGTACTAAAAAGCTTAAAAGGCCGCAAAAATGGTCAATATCAGGATCAGCTTTTTTTGTCAAGGAAAATATCAcgtcggtatcggccaaaaatatAATAATGATGCATCACTCAAGGCAAGggatggttactttgaagaatctcaaatctaaattacatttgtttatcacttttttggttactacatgatactactaaccctaacccatatgtgttatttcatagttgttatGTCTTCActgtatacactgctcaaaaaaataaagggaacactaaaataacacatcctagatctgaatgaatgaaatattcttattaaatacttttttctttacatagttgaaagtgctgacaacaaaatcacacaaaaatgatcaatggaaatcacaacagcatgtgaaatttattgtcaatcagtgttgcttcctaagtggagtttgatttcacagaagtgtgattgacttgaagttacattgtgttgtttaagtgttccctttatttttttgagcagttaTATATATaatgaggtgtgtccaaacttttgactgctactgtgtCTTTTGCACCAATTCTATGAACTCACCTTGTAGTGTCTGTCTttacctcctctccctcgctgtccTTCTGCCCATTGTCTTCTCCTGCATGTATTCCAAGGAATGGTTTCTGATGGTCATGAAGAGGGTGGTGTCAGAGGAGAAGAACCATAAAATAAAAGATATTTAGGAGATTTGTAGAGAATAAAGAGACTACAGGTTGAATCTCTGCTGACCTTCCTGTGTCTGGCTCCATCAATGTTtacgtcctcttcctcctccccagaTACTTGCTTTTTATGCTGTGGGGCTTTTGGGGCCTCAGTTGGATCGTCAGGTTGACTAACCGTTTCCGTATCCTGGGATATGGTGTTTGTCTGAGGTTTCTCAGGCTAAGGGATAGCGAGAACAAGTAAATGAATTGTATATTGTGCAGAATATCAAGACATGAGCAGCTGAGTCACAGTTGTAAGTATACATCTGTCATTTAGGCAACTTATGGTTAAAATAAGAACGATGGGTGTTTGTGTTATGCCATCACTACGTCTCggcttgtcttttttttttttacccctttttctccccaattttgtgctATTGAGTAAGCAATGCAAAGACAGAAAACAGTACATGACAATGGACTTGATCATCTTTTAATATTTCATCATTGTTTTGCTGCAAGTTGTTTCATGTTTATTGTGTGATTTACAAGTACATCATGTAGGCTTAAAGAGTCCAGCAAGAGCACACCTAGACCTATACCATGTACttatatacacacgcacacagaaaaCCCCTTTGCCTCTATCTGTTACTACTAGAGCGAAACATGTTATTCATAAATCAGAAGCATTCCTGAAACATCGAACATCTGGATTTGATCACTTCGACAAGGTTACTTTGAACATGAATGAAATAACAGCTTCTAATCTCCAATGACCATTGATTGTCACTGCTTGGGTGGTCTtcagtctacagtgccttgcgaaagtgttcggccccctttaacttttcaaccttttgccacatttcaggcttcaaacataaagatataaaactgtattttttttgtgaagaatcaacaacaagtgggacacaatcatgaagtggaacgacatttattggatatttcaaacttttttaacaaatcaaaaactgaaaaattgggcgtgcaaaatgattccctttactttcagtgcagcaaactctctccagaagttcagtgaggatctctgaatgatccaatgttgacctaaatgactaatgatgataaatacaatccacctgtgtgtaatcaagtctccgtataaatgcacctgcactgtgatagtctcagaggtccgttaaaagcgcagagagcatcatgaagaacaaggaacacaccaggcaggtccgagatactgttgtgaagaagtttaaagccggatttggatacaaaaatatttccaagctttaaacatcccaaggagcactgtgcaagcgataatattgaaatggaaggagtatcagaccactgcaaatctaccaagacctggccgtccctctaaactttcagctcatacaaggagaagactgatcagagatgcagccaagaggcccatgatcactctggatgaactgcagagatctacagctgaggtgggagactctgtccataggacaacaatcagtcgtatattgcacaaatctggcctttatggaagagtggcaagaagaaagccatttcttaaagatatccataaaaagtgtcgtttaaagtttgccacaagccacctgggagacacaccaaacatgtggaagaaggtgctctggtcagatgaaaccaaaattgaactttttggtaacaatgcaaaacgttatgtttggcgtaaaagcaacacagctgaacacaccatccccactgtcaaacatggtggtggcagcatcatggtttgggcctgcttttcttaagcagggacagggaagatggttaaaattgatgggaagatggatggagccaaatacaggaccattctggaagaaaacctgatggagtctgcaaaagacctgagactgggacggagatttgtcttccaacaggacaatgatccaaaacataaagcaacatctacaatggaatggttcaaaaataaacatatccaggtgttagaatggccaagtcaaagtccagacctgaatccaattgagaatctgtggaaagaactgaaaactgctgttcacaaatgctctccatccaacctcactgagctcgagctgttttgcaaggaggaatgggaaaaaatgtcagtctctcgatgtgcaaaactgagagacataccccaagcgacttacagctgtaatcgcagcaaaaggtggcgctacaaagtattaacttaaggggactgaataattttgcacgcccaatttttcagtttttgatttgttaaaaaagtttgaaatatccaataaatgtcgttccacttcatgattgtgtcccacttgttgttgattcttcacaaaaaatacagttttatatctttatgtttgaagcctgaaatgtggcaaaaggtcgcaaagttcaagggggccgaatactttcgcaaggccctgacaaaatgaaaaacaaaaacaatctaAAGAAAATCCAAGTACTAGGCTACATGGTTAATGAACATTACTATTCTCATATTGCTGTTGGATCATCATTTCATtgattgagagagaaagaacacaTATAGACCACTCACCTTTCTACCACTGGGAGTGGTGTGTGTTTTCCCCTGGGACGATGATGAACTAGACGAACCTGAGGACGACGACCCTGAGTCAGAATCTGAGGAGTCATTCGACGAGGAAGACCGTCTTCCCAGCTTTTCTTCTTTCTTTTGacttctctcccttcctttttCTACCTTGCCTTCCACTGGTTGGGGTGAGGGAGGTAGCACAGCTCCCGCTGGACCTGAGGGGGCGTTTGCTTCTCTGGCCATCTCTCCCAccgcctgtttgtctgtctcctctctatgtGCTTGGACATGCTCCTCTGAGACCAGGCTCTTACCCTTTTCTTCTTCAGGACTCTTGCCCAGTGTGGCAATCACTGGGGTCTCCCTCTCTGGCCCTGTCGTCCCCGACGTGTCTGCTCCAGAAACAGGGACCCCCTGACTTGCAGGCTTCTTTGGTGCTGTTTGCCAAGCAGAAGGCTGGGCCCCCTGCTGAGTACCTTCCTGCTCTGGTTCCCCAGGTTTGCTGGGGGACTGGAGAGCTAAGGACTGAGGATGGGGGCTTTCAGAGAATGTACGGGGCCTCTTGATGACCCCGGATGCAGAAGACTGGGATAGAACTATGGGGTCCCTCAAGAAACGGAACTTCTTGAAGGAGGACTGGGGTGACAGAGACGTTGCTAGAGATTGTGACAGGGGCGTACCAGATTCAGCTGGCCGGTTGTCTCTTAATGCTTTTTGGGGTAGGGATGGCACTTTGGGctccccaccctcctctgttGCCGCCATCTTACCTGCtcctgtggagaggggaggagtaggCAGGGGGGTAAGACCAAACTCACAACTACGCTTCCATGGAGGAAGATGAcaatccctctcctctttctctctctgcgaGGACTTCTGTTCcaaagctctctccctctcctctttctctctctgcaagGCCTTCTGTTCcaaagctctctccctctccactttctctctgtGCAAGGCCTTCTCCTGTTCCaaagctctctccttctcctctttctctctgtgcaaGGCCTTCTCCTGTTCCaaagctctctccttctcctctttctctctctgcaagGCCTTCTCCTGTTCcaaagctctctccctctcctctttctctctgtgcaaGGCCTTCTCCTGTTCCAAAGctctctccctcgcctccctctctctgtgcaaGGCCTTCTCCTGTTCCAAAGctctctccctcgcctccctctctctgtgcaaGGCCTTCTCCTGTTCCAAAGCTCTCTCCCtcgcctccttctctctctgcaagGCCTTCTCCTGTTCcaaagctctctccctctcctctttttctctctgtaggACCTTCTCCTGTTCTaaggctctctccctctcctctctttctttctccatggTTCTTTCTTTCTCAAGGGCTTTCTTCCTTTCGATTCTTTCTTGCTCCAAAGCcctcaccttctcctccctctctttctccttcatctCCCGTTCCAAAGCTTTCTGCCGCTCTAGCTCCAAAACCTTTACCCTCTCCATACGCTCTAGCTCCAAAACCTTTACCCTCTCCATACGCTCTAGCACCAaagccttctcctcctccctctctctctccaaaacctTTACCCTCTCCATACGCTCTCTCTCCAAAACCTTTACCCTCTCCATACGCTCTAGCACCAAAGccttctcctgctccctctctctctccaaagccttctcctcctccctctctctctccaaaacctTTACCCTCTCCATACGCTCTAGCACCAAAGccttctcctgctccctctctctctccaaagccttctcctgctccctctctctctctaaaacctTTACCCTCTCCATACGCTCTAGCACCAAAGccttctcctgctccctctctctctccaaaacctTTACCCTCTCCATACGCTCTAGCACCAAAGccttctcctgctccctctctctctccaaagccttctcctcctccctctctctctccaaagccttttccttcctctctctctccaaagccTTTTCCTTCCTCTCGCTCTCCAAAGCCTTTTCCTTCCTCTCGCTCTCCAAAGCCTTTTCCTTCCTCTCGCTCTCCAAagccttctcctccctctccaaagctttctccttctctctctcctgctccaaaGCTCGCTCTCGTTCCATGGCTCTCTGCTTTTCTAATTGCAtagctttctctcgctcttccctctcttttgccaaagctttctctctttcctcctcttctcgtTCAAGAGCTTGCGCCCTCTCTCGCGCCAAAGCCCGCTCCTTCCTTTCTTGCTCCAAAGCTTTCTCTCGCTCCAaagccttctccctctccttccgcTCTCGCGAcaaagctttctctctctccttcctctctcgctcCAAAGCCCTTTCCCTCTCTTGCTCCACAGCATGCTGTTGCTCAAATACTCTCTGCCTCTCCAGGCTTTCCTGCTCCACGGCACCAAGTCGCTCTTGCTCAGGGGatttttctctttcactctctgccTGCAGGTCCTTTTCCTTGTTGTTTTCTTGCGGCCATGCAGCATCTCTCTCTTCCATAATAGTGGGCCTAAGCACACTCACAGGAACTTCACTGTGGGGGAGATGGCCTCCAAGAGCTCCCTGGTTTGTTACTGGAACCAGTCTGGGGAAGGGCAAACTGGCTGCAGCATTGGTTGTGTGGGTGATGGCAGACACTGTGCCCTCTTGAGGACCTCTACCAGAAGACATTGTTGCAGTTGCAGCATTGTTGTCCTGCCTCTCTGCATCCCCACGCCCATGCCACCCAACTCCAGAGAAAGCCCCCTCTGATGCCATTTTGCGTGCCAGCAGGGTCAGTGGGCCAGGCTTGCGCTCTGTTTTGCTTTGTGGATCTGGGCTGCTACTACAACTGCCACTGCTAGAGGAGCCAGAGCTGGAGGTACTGGA containing:
- the LOC110530602 gene encoding apoptotic chromatin condensation inducer in the nucleus isoform X3, translated to MADLEDVKLDGRPLQSLRVADLKAALEERGLPKSGQKNTLVKRLKGALMLENLQRTSHHHIGLQPNSQIGEEMSQNSFIKQYLAKQQELLRQRLEREAREAVEDDDTDKEDHTQDNNSAACAAPDQDVAPVLVDQRKLFGLSEGKGLAGPAREGEGHMSRDGHVSPPPAPTSAAVASLAVRVAVDEQRPERVPTSSQVPADSDDDGADEDWDSGARRRNLGEPPRGQLARARSGGSRQHPQHIPPLLSPQLRQPTPPPSPPPELSFPLPDTPKQSPPSPGEPPARQRTSSTSSSGSSSSGSCSSSPDPQSKTERKPGPLTLLARKMASEGAFSGVGWHGRGDAERQDNNAATATMSSGRGPQEGTVSAITHTTNAAASLPFPRLVPVTNQGALGGHLPHSEVPVSVLRPTIMEERDAAWPQENNKEKDLQAESEREKSPEQERLGAVEQESLERQRVFEQQHAVEQERERALERERKEREKALEREKALEQERKERALARERAQALEREEEEREKALAKEREEREKAMQLEKQRAMERERALEQEREKEKALEREEKALESERKEKALESERKEKALESERKEKALERERKEKALEREREEEKALEREREQEKALVLERMERVKVLEREREQEKALVLERMERVKVLEREREQEKALEREREQEKALVLERMERVKVLEREREEEKALEREREQEKALVLERMERVKVLERERMERVKVLEREREEEKALVLERMERVKVLELERMERVKVLELERQKALEREMKEKEREEKVRALEQERIERKKALEKERTMEKEREERERALEQEKVLQREKEERERALEQEKALQREKEARERALEQEKALHREREARERALEQEKALHREREARERALEQEKALHREKEERERALEQEKALQREKEEKERALEQEKALHREKEEKERALEQEKALHREKVERERALEQKALQREKEERERALEQKSSQREKEERDCHLPPWKRSCEFGLTPLPTPPLSTGAGKMAATEEGGEPKVPSLPQKALRDNRPAESGTPLSQSLATSLSPQSSFKKFRFLRDPIVLSQSSASGVIKRPRTFSESPHPQSLALQSPSKPGEPEQEGTQQGAQPSAWQTAPKKPASQGVPVSGADTSGTTGPERETPVIATLGKSPEEEKGKSLVSEEHVQAHREETDKQAVGEMAREANAPSGPAGAVLPPSPQPVEGKVEKGRERSQKKEEKLGRRSSSSNDSSDSDSGSSSSGSSSSSSSQGKTHTTPSGRKPEKPQTNTISQDTETVSQPDDPTEAPKAPQHKKQVSGEEEEDVNIDGARHRKKPFLGIHAGEDNGQKDSEGEEVKTDTTSARPVGENQHHPRQRTVECQGEVNEAAMAKPKKAPESSEERVTPKAFTARRISLSSSKASPGAVTAEGETESGAGRKRRWGSSTAVTTKKSSMSITTDSLKSLIPDIRLCPGQEMVVDLHPGEDHLSGVEEEGRERGEQDLKIRRTVTQVVPSVTQENGQKESKRSEHEEEDREDGREVKGDREEKMDGSFQRDSMETQCPSPPSHDMEMKTVTPSDTLIRRSISQQKSGVSITIVDPVRTAKQPSPPRGKVSNIVHVSNLVRPFTLSQLKELLGRTGTVHEDGFWIDKIKSHCYVTYSSAEESIATRAALHGVKWPQSNPKFLNLDFIQQEELDFHRGLPPPERAGEGERGAAAVPGRVAALPPLLPKREQWAEREREMEHRERTRAEREWDRDKVRDFGPEKPGEEAVPRRSRSRERKRKERKMDKKEKAADEPPVKLLDELFKKTKAAPCIYWLPLTEEQFSQKETARQERMKEREKRRKEQQEEVEKKREEDRKERMKAASAAFGERGEGERYRERERDGGRDGESDKHREDCYRRPGGSSTGGGRRSRSHSDPPHHDRRR
- the LOC110530602 gene encoding apoptotic chromatin condensation inducer in the nucleus isoform X1, which codes for MADLEDVKLDGRPLQSLRVADLKAALEERGLPKSGQKNTLVKRLKGALMLENLQRTSHHHIGLQPNSQIGEEMSQNSFIKQYLAKQQELLRQRLEREAREAVEDDDTDKEDHTQDNNSAACAAPDQDVAPVLVDQRKLFGLSEGKGLAGPAREGEGHMSRDGHVSPPPAPTSAAVASLAVRVAVDEQRPERVPTSSQVPADSDDDGADEDWDSGARRRNLGEPPRGQLARARSGGSRQHPQHIPPLLSPQLRQPTPPPSPPPELSFPLPDTPKQSPPSPGEPPARQRTSSTSSSGSSSSGSCSSSPDPQSKTERKPGPLTLLARKMASEGAFSGVGWHGRGDAERQDNNAATATMSSGRGPQEGTVSAITHTTNAAASLPFPRLVPVTNQGALGGHLPHSEVPVSVLRPTIMEERDAAWPQENNKEKDLQAESEREKSPEQERLGAVEQESLERQRVFEQQHAVEQERERALERERKEREKALSRERKEREKALEREKALEQERKERALARERAQALEREEEEREKALAKEREEREKAMQLEKQRAMERERALEQEREKEKALEREEKALESERKEKALESERKEKALESERKEKALERERKEKALEREREEEKALEREREQEKALVLERMERVKVLEREREQEKALVLERMERVKVLEREREQEKALEREREQEKALVLERMERVKVLEREREEEKALEREREQEKALVLERMERVKVLERERMERVKVLEREREEEKALVLERMERVKVLELERMERVKVLELERQKALEREMKEKEREEKVRALEQERIERKKALEKERTMEKEREERERALEQEKVLQREKEERERALEQEKALQREKEARERALEQEKALHREREARERALEQEKALHREREARERALEQEKALHREKEERERALEQEKALQREKEEKERALEQEKALHREKEEKERALEQEKALHREKVERERALEQKALQREKEERERALEQKSSQREKEERDCHLPPWKRSCEFGLTPLPTPPLSTGAGKMAATEEGGEPKVPSLPQKALRDNRPAESGTPLSQSLATSLSPQSSFKKFRFLRDPIVLSQSSASGVIKRPRTFSESPHPQSLALQSPSKPGEPEQEGTQQGAQPSAWQTAPKKPASQGVPVSGADTSGTTGPERETPVIATLGKSPEEEKGKSLVSEEHVQAHREETDKQAVGEMAREANAPSGPAGAVLPPSPQPVEGKVEKGRERSQKKEEKLGRRSSSSNDSSDSDSGSSSSGSSSSSSSQGKTHTTPSGRKPEKPQTNTISQDTETVSQPDDPTEAPKAPQHKKQVSGEEEEDVNIDGARHRKKPFLGIHAGEDNGQKDSEGEEVKTDTTSARPVGENQHHPRQRTVECQGEVNEAAMAKPKKAPESSEERVTPKAFTARRISLSSSKASPGAVTAEGETESGAGRKRRWGSSTAVTTKKSSMSITTDSLKSLIPDIRLCPGQEMVVDLHPGEDHLSGVEEEGRERGEQDLKIRRTVTQVVPSVTQENGQKESKRSEHEEEDREDGREVKGDREEKMDGSFQRDSMETQCPSPPSHDMEMKTVTPSDTLIRRSISQQKSGVSITIVDPVRTAKQPSPPRGKVSNIVHVSNLVRPFTLSQLKELLGRTGTVHEDGFWIDKIKSHCYVTYSSAEESIATRAALHGVKWPQSNPKFLNLDFIQQEELDFHRGLPPPERAGEGERGAAAVPGRVAALPPLLPKREQWAEREREMEHRERTRAEREWDRDKVRDFGPEKPGEEAVPRRSRSRERKRKERKMDKKEKAADEPPVKLLDELFKKTKAAPCIYWLPLTEEQFSQKETARQERMKEREKRRKEQQEEVEKKREEDRKERMKAASAAFGERGEGERYRERERDGGRDGESDKHREDCYRRPGGSSTGGGRRSRSHSDPPHHDRRR